One genomic segment of Sphingobacteriales bacterium includes these proteins:
- a CDS encoding PDZ domain-containing protein: MNLNHIEINIKNSAVIIVVFAFAAIGYGFTDTGNKHYFALLKNIELYIQAYKASNELYVDEVEPSKLMRAGIDSMLKTLDPYTNYFSEGQIEEYKLKQTEAGDIGVELFIRNQQIVISEVIQELPAQTKGLRPGDIIASINGQSTKGRNIDDVKRILQGQPGSEVSLQIIREGRTDPMNLTLERSKNLGKSVPYYGMLANGVGYINLKTFLKPGCSGEVRDALNSLKKQGELEGLVFDLRQNGGGLLAEAIAMVNLFVPNGELVVKTIGKTDEWIKDYKTQQDAEDPKIPIVVLVDNKSASASEIVAGALQDFDRAVILGNRSFGKGLVQQTKDIGYNSKLKLTVAKYYLPSGRCVQALDYSGRYKDGTTAMPDSLRKAFKTRNSRQVYDGSGVEPDVPMPPLEHPPVIQALIKNNLIFDYANAYNRTHDSIPPAHNFQFTDKDYEDFLTFISGKDYTYQSKSEDDIEKLRTSAKEEQYYSAISETLQGIESKIKTQKNTELNKYKNEIKQLLRQEIASRYYYQTGKIETSLDYDENIKKAISLIQNNAEYSKYLK, from the coding sequence ATGAACCTTAATCATATTGAAATAAATATAAAGAACAGCGCCGTTATCATAGTGGTATTTGCCTTCGCTGCCATTGGATACGGATTTACCGACACAGGCAATAAGCACTATTTTGCCTTACTAAAAAATATTGAACTCTACATTCAGGCATACAAAGCCTCGAATGAGCTGTATGTTGATGAAGTAGAGCCATCGAAATTAATGCGCGCAGGTATTGACTCGATGCTTAAAACACTTGACCCCTACACTAATTATTTTTCGGAAGGGCAAATTGAAGAATACAAATTAAAACAAACCGAAGCCGGAGATATTGGCGTGGAATTATTTATCCGGAACCAGCAAATTGTTATCTCGGAAGTAATACAAGAATTGCCCGCCCAAACAAAAGGGCTGCGCCCAGGCGACATTATCGCCAGCATAAACGGCCAAAGTACAAAAGGCCGCAATATTGACGATGTTAAACGAATATTACAAGGGCAACCGGGCTCGGAAGTAAGTTTGCAAATAATACGCGAAGGTCGCACCGACCCCATGAACCTAACCCTCGAACGCTCGAAAAACTTAGGAAAAAGTGTACCATACTATGGCATGTTAGCCAATGGTGTTGGCTATATTAATTTAAAAACATTTTTAAAACCCGGATGCTCGGGCGAGGTGCGCGATGCCCTAAATAGCCTAAAAAAACAAGGCGAACTTGAAGGTTTGGTTTTTGATTTGCGGCAAAATGGCGGTGGTTTGTTGGCCGAAGCCATTGCAATGGTTAATTTATTTGTACCAAACGGCGAATTAGTAGTAAAAACAATTGGCAAAACCGACGAATGGATTAAAGATTATAAAACTCAACAAGATGCAGAAGACCCCAAAATACCAATTGTAGTATTGGTTGATAACAAATCGGCTTCGGCATCAGAAATTGTAGCCGGGGCTTTGCAAGATTTTGACCGCGCCGTTATTTTAGGCAATCGAAGTTTTGGCAAAGGTTTGGTACAACAAACAAAAGATATAGGTTATAATAGCAAATTAAAACTTACCGTAGCAAAATATTATTTGCCAAGTGGCCGCTGTGTGCAAGCCCTCGACTACTCAGGCCGTTACAAAGATGGTACAACAGCCATGCCCGACTCGTTGCGCAAAGCCTTTAAAACCCGCAATAGCCGCCAGGTTTATGATGGAAGCGGTGTTGAGCCCGACGTGCCCATGCCCCCCCTTGAACACCCACCCGTAATTCAGGCACTTATTAAGAACAACCTAATTTTTGATTACGCTAACGCTTACAACCGAACCCACGACAGTATTCCGCCAGCCCATAATTTTCAGTTTACCGATAAAGATTATGAAGATTTTTTAACCTTTATTTCCGGAAAAGATTATACCTATCAATCAAAAAGTGAAGATGATATAGAAAAATTGCGTACAAGTGCCAAAGAAGAGCAATATTATTCGGCCATATCAGAAACTTTGCAAGGCATTGAATCCAAAATTAAAACACAAAAAAACACCGAACTGAACAAGTATAAAAACGAAATAAAACAATTATTGCGTCAAGAAATTGCCAGCCGTTATTACTACCAAACCGGAAAAATTGAAACCAGCTTGGATTACGATGAAAATATAAAAAAGGCCATCAGTTTAATTCAAAACAACGCCGAGTACAGTAAATACTTAAAATAA
- a CDS encoding S41 family peptidase, whose product MTKKWFIRCLVLASIGLGLGFVVPANHFEITKNAELFVNIVHQLESYYVDEINPDKFIKTGVDAMMASLDPYTVYVSEEEMDGFKIQTTGKYGGIGALISSKDNNIIVAEPYQGYPAAKNDLRAGDIILEIDGIKVKGKKTDEVSRMLKGQPGTPVKILLQRLNEPKPLSLTLLRQEIKLSSVPYFGMLSPQVGYIVLADFTDNCYFEVANALQELKNTHKATSIILDLRGNPGGLLDEAVNVASLFLNNGQTVVYTKSRNREGDKYYKTDREPIDNNIPLAVMIDRGSASAAEIVAGVIQDTDRGIVLGNRSFGKGLVQTTHPLPYDTKLKITTGKYYLPSGRCIQAIDYSGGYRDNLDKVADSLRTAYKTKNGRKVLDAGGIDPDITIPEFEYSLITSSLLQKELIFDYATLFRTKNETIPQPEEFELTEAQLNDFFAYIKDKSYDYLTESEKLLKDLQKNIENEKYLPLVKDDMQKLENQIQHDKLNDLQKYKSEIKFALEHEIAMRYFFHKGQIKEMLEDDPVVIKALQALNDKTTYQKLLN is encoded by the coding sequence ATGACCAAAAAATGGTTTATTCGATGTTTAGTTTTGGCTTCAATTGGTTTGGGTTTGGGGTTTGTGGTGCCAGCCAACCACTTTGAAATTACCAAAAATGCCGAGCTTTTTGTTAATATTGTGCATCAACTTGAAAGCTATTACGTAGATGAAATAAATCCGGATAAATTTATTAAAACCGGTGTTGATGCGATGATGGCATCTTTAGACCCGTACACAGTATATGTTTCGGAGGAGGAAATGGACGGTTTTAAAATACAAACTACCGGAAAATATGGCGGAATAGGCGCACTTATAAGCAGCAAAGATAATAATATTATTGTGGCCGAACCCTACCAAGGCTACCCCGCTGCAAAAAACGATTTGCGTGCAGGCGATATTATACTTGAAATTGATGGCATAAAAGTTAAAGGTAAAAAAACCGACGAAGTAAGCCGAATGTTAAAAGGCCAACCCGGAACTCCGGTAAAAATCCTCTTGCAAAGACTAAACGAGCCAAAACCCCTTAGCCTCACCCTGCTTCGACAAGAAATTAAACTGAGCAGTGTGCCCTATTTTGGTATGCTATCGCCACAAGTAGGATATATTGTTTTGGCCGATTTTACCGACAACTGTTATTTTGAGGTAGCTAATGCGTTGCAAGAGTTAAAAAATACACACAAAGCCACCTCAATTATACTTGATTTAAGGGGTAACCCCGGCGGCCTTTTAGACGAAGCAGTTAATGTGGCTAGCTTGTTTTTAAATAACGGGCAAACCGTAGTTTATACAAAAAGCCGAAACCGCGAAGGCGATAAATATTATAAAACAGACCGCGAACCAATTGATAACAATATACCTTTAGCAGTAATGATTGACCGCGGGTCGGCATCGGCAGCCGAAATTGTAGCGGGCGTTATTCAAGATACAGACCGGGGTATTGTGTTGGGCAATAGAAGCTTTGGTAAGGGTTTAGTACAAACCACACACCCCTTGCCCTACGATACAAAACTTAAAATAACTACCGGAAAATACTATTTGCCAAGTGGCCGTTGCATACAAGCTATTGATTACTCGGGAGGCTACCGCGACAATTTAGATAAAGTTGCCGACTCGTTGCGAACAGCTTATAAAACTAAAAATGGTCGCAAAGTATTGGATGCAGGCGGTATTGACCCCGACATTACAATACCAGAGTTTGAATATAGCCTTATAACCTCGAGCCTTTTGCAAAAAGAACTAATTTTTGACTATGCAACGCTTTTCAGAACAAAAAACGAAACGATTCCCCAACCCGAAGAATTTGAATTAACCGAAGCCCAACTTAATGATTTTTTTGCGTATATAAAAGATAAATCCTACGACTACTTAACCGAAAGTGAAAAATTATTAAAAGACTTGCAAAAAAACATCGAAAACGAAAAATATTTACCCCTTGTTAAAGACGATATGCAAAAATTAGAAAACCAAATTCAACACGACAAATTAAATGATTTACAAAAATATAAATCAGAAATTAAATTTGCCTTAGAACACGAAATCGCCATGCGTTATTTTTTCCACAAAGGGCAAATTAAAGAAATGCTTGAAGACGACCCTGTAGTTATAAAAGCACTACAAGCACTTAACGATAAAACTACCTACCAAAAACTGCTGAACTAA
- a CDS encoding 3'-5' exonuclease, whose product MYYLVFDLEMSGGEPGWHEIIQIGAILYDENWNFLGDYLCNVCPENKEAFSRPAEEIHDLTWDELQNELLIDEVLEDFEDWMLETMFANNEQERQRRALRNVVLCGQSVVNDIMFLKFAYKDCRMEWPFSYTQFDLFTLTFLVFRVLRKSGVSVPKSRSLGSVAEWLGFERETTTHNALEDAEITAKCFKALMVRFADKMQIGS is encoded by the coding sequence ATGTATTATTTGGTTTTTGACCTTGAAATGTCGGGCGGCGAACCCGGATGGCATGAAATTATTCAAATTGGCGCAATTTTATACGACGAAAACTGGAATTTTTTAGGCGATTATTTATGCAATGTTTGCCCCGAAAATAAAGAGGCTTTTTCGAGGCCTGCCGAAGAAATACACGACCTTACCTGGGACGAACTGCAAAACGAACTTCTGATTGATGAGGTTTTAGAGGATTTTGAAGATTGGATGTTAGAAACTATGTTTGCAAACAACGAGCAAGAACGCCAGCGCCGCGCTTTGAGGAATGTTGTTTTGTGTGGGCAAAGTGTAGTAAACGATATTATGTTTTTAAAGTTTGCATACAAAGATTGCCGGATGGAATGGCCTTTTTCGTACACCCAGTTTGATTTGTTTACTTTAACGTTTTTGGTGTTCAGGGTATTGCGCAAAAGCGGAGTTTCAGTACCAAAATCGCGCAGTTTAGGGTCGGTGGCCGAGTGGTTGGGTTTTGAGCGCGAAACAACTACGCATAATGCCCTTGAAGATGCCGAAATAACCGCCAAATGTTTTAAAGCCTTAATGGTGCGCTTTGCCGATAAAATGCAAATTGGAAGCTAA
- the rpsF gene encoding 30S ribosomal protein S6, whose product MPTSYESVAIFTSQYSAEEVNHAIGEYRKLLNALGASIVHEEFWGLKQLAYPIEKQTTGYYWVVEYTGNGNVVEKLELALKRDENALRFLTTRLDKYAVKYNEDRRNGIVGPIRRKAAQDAAAAEAAAQALAEPPRERPTLVRREKEAPQVTPDAPAVAPVANDDDVVIDENVNDNNDNSNNDANDND is encoded by the coding sequence ATGCCTACGTCGTATGAATCTGTAGCTATTTTTACCTCGCAGTACAGTGCTGAAGAGGTAAACCATGCGATAGGCGAATACCGAAAGTTGTTGAATGCCCTCGGCGCTTCGATAGTGCACGAAGAGTTTTGGGGTCTAAAACAGCTCGCCTATCCAATTGAAAAACAAACAACTGGCTATTACTGGGTAGTAGAATACACCGGAAATGGTAATGTTGTTGAAAAACTTGAACTTGCACTAAAACGCGATGAAAACGCACTGCGCTTTTTAACTACCCGGTTAGATAAATACGCTGTTAAGTACAACGAAGACCGCCGCAATGGTATTGTTGGCCCAATTCGCCGCAAAGCTGCCCAAGATGCCGCTGCCGCCGAAGCCGCCGCACAAGCCCTTGCCGAGCCGCCCCGCGAACGCCCCACCTTGGTGCGCCGCGAAAAAGAAGCTCCACAAGTTACCCCCGATGCCCCCGCCGTTGCCCCCGTTGCCAATGACGATGATGTTGTTATTGATGAAAATGTTAATGACAACAATGATAACAGCAATAACGACGCAAACGACAACGATTAA
- a CDS encoding 30S ribosomal protein S18 has protein sequence MSANKEIRFLTQPKLGLNRKKYCRFKKLGIKYVDYKDPEFLLRFINEQGKILPRRISGNSLKFQRRVAQAIKRARHLALLPYVTDLLK, from the coding sequence ATGAGTGCAAATAAAGAAATTCGTTTTTTAACCCAACCTAAACTGGGTTTAAACCGGAAAAAATATTGCCGCTTTAAAAAATTAGGAATCAAATATGTTGATTATAAAGACCCTGAGTTTTTATTGCGTTTTATTAACGAGCAAGGAAAAATTTTACCTCGCCGCATATCGGGCAACTCGCTTAAATTTCAACGCCGCGTAGCGCAGGCAATTAAACGTGCCCGCCACCTTGCCCTACTACCTTATGTAACCGATTTGTTAAAATAA
- the rplI gene encoding 50S ribosomal protein L9: protein MELILLQDVAGLGLQYDLVTVKNGYGRNYLIPKKLAAVANKASKAMAAERMKVLQLKEERMLHEIEDLVGCIKEKPIIVGAKTGTTEKIFGAVTNVQLAEAIKRQTGIDIDRRKIEIVEEVKTLGLYTAQLNFIGGRHYTIEFEVVAE from the coding sequence ATGGAACTTATACTATTACAAGATGTAGCGGGCTTAGGGTTGCAGTACGATTTGGTAACAGTAAAAAACGGCTATGGCCGCAACTACTTGATTCCCAAAAAATTAGCGGCTGTTGCCAACAAAGCCAGTAAAGCTATGGCGGCTGAACGTATGAAAGTACTTCAATTAAAAGAAGAGCGTATGCTGCACGAAATTGAAGACTTAGTAGGCTGCATTAAGGAGAAACCTATTATTGTAGGCGCTAAAACCGGCACAACCGAAAAAATATTTGGTGCAGTTACCAATGTTCAATTAGCCGAGGCAATTAAACGCCAAACCGGAATTGATATTGACCGTCGCAAAATAGAAATTGTTGAAGAGGTTAAAACATTAGGTCTTTATACCGCCCAACTTAACTTTATCGGTGGTCGCCATTACACGATTGAATTTGAGGTTGTTGCCGAATAA